The following proteins are encoded in a genomic region of Candidatus Margulisiibacteriota bacterium:
- the ispD gene encoding 2-C-methyl-D-erythritol 4-phosphate cytidylyltransferase, translating to MKFALLLAAGGQGRRFGQNKQLFLHKNKPLFVHTLEKLVNQHDRIKLDQIIIVCDAPEKFVKILKKYKIKSADIVKGGRERSDSVRNGLAALRGDITHVLIHDGARPNVTGSLVARLKKALAKYPAVIPVVPVVDTIKVVKNNKVLATPRRAALFAAQTPQCFRKDLLLQAYAQVDPRGCTDDAMLVEKLGAPVYTVPGDPRNIKITTKEDLRYI from the coding sequence ATGAAATTCGCTCTCCTTCTCGCGGCCGGCGGGCAGGGGCGGCGTTTTGGACAGAACAAACAATTGTTTTTGCATAAAAATAAGCCGCTGTTTGTCCACACGCTGGAAAAATTAGTGAACCAGCACGACCGGATAAAATTAGATCAAATAATTATCGTATGCGACGCGCCGGAGAAATTTGTGAAAATCTTGAAAAAATATAAAATTAAATCCGCCGATATTGTCAAAGGCGGGCGGGAGCGTTCTGACTCTGTTCGTAATGGGCTGGCCGCGCTGCGCGGGGACATCACCCATGTGCTGATCCATGACGGCGCGCGGCCGAATGTGACAGGCAGTCTGGTCGCGCGGCTGAAAAAAGCTTTGGCCAAATATCCGGCGGTGATCCCTGTCGTCCCCGTGGTGGACACTATAAAAGTGGTGAAAAATAATAAAGTTTTGGCCACGCCTAGACGCGCCGCGCTTTTTGCCGCCCAGACGCCGCAGTGTTTCCGCAAGGATCTTCTGCTCCAGGCCTATGCTCAGGTAGATCCGCGGGGCTGCACCGACGACGCGATGCTAGTGGAGAAGCTCGGCGCGCCTGTTTATACTGTGCCCGGCGATCCGCGCAATATCAAAATTACGACTAAAGAAGATCTGCGGTATATTTAA
- a CDS encoding Fic family protein, translated as MINETQKAYINRLGQEYRVLARGREGLLRLIEQRELPEMVYNSNAIENSTLTLEETEKILLEQKAPREMSAREFFEARNLGRVQEYLARQPDLPLNKKNILFLHHLLLNDIAEDIHGRFRHGSEWVRVGRHIAPDPQLVPDLVTKLLDEYQADDLYFLDSIARFHAEFESLHPFCDGNGRIGRVLINLQLSQRRLPPIIIQNKNKQKNYYALFTEYQNNKNNYTGFTELFARLLTESLHKRLAYLRSQKIIKLTEYARQTGQNSSALLNKARRQTLPAFRERGVWLIGAE; from the coding sequence GTGATTAACGAAACTCAAAAGGCCTACATAAACCGGCTTGGGCAGGAGTACCGCGTTTTAGCGCGCGGCCGCGAAGGTTTGTTGCGGCTCATTGAGCAGCGAGAATTGCCGGAAATGGTTTACAATTCCAACGCGATCGAAAATTCCACGCTGACTCTGGAGGAGACGGAAAAAATTTTGCTGGAGCAAAAAGCGCCGCGTGAAATGAGCGCGCGTGAATTTTTTGAAGCCAGAAATCTGGGACGGGTGCAGGAATATTTAGCGCGCCAGCCGGATCTGCCTTTAAACAAAAAGAATATTTTATTTTTGCATCATCTGCTGCTGAATGATATTGCTGAGGATATTCACGGGCGTTTTCGCCACGGCAGCGAATGGGTGCGGGTCGGTCGGCATATCGCGCCGGATCCGCAGCTGGTGCCTGACCTGGTCACAAAACTGCTGGACGAATATCAGGCGGACGATCTGTATTTTTTGGACAGTATCGCCAGATTTCACGCGGAGTTCGAATCGCTGCATCCTTTCTGCGACGGCAACGGACGGATCGGCCGGGTCTTGATCAATCTGCAATTATCCCAGCGCCGCCTGCCGCCGATCATTATTCAGAACAAAAACAAACAAAAAAACTACTATGCTTTGTTTACGGAATATCAAAATAACAAAAACAACTACACAGGGTTCACGGAACTTTTCGCGCGGCTGCTGACGGAGTCTTTGCATAAGCGGTTGGCTTATCTGCGCAGCCAGAAAATAATCAAGCTGACCGAGTACGCCAGACAGACCGGACAAAACAGCAGCGCTCTGCTCAACAAAGCCCGCCGCCAGACCCTGCCGGCTTTTCGGGAACGCGGTGTCTGGCTGATCGGCGCGGAGTAA
- a CDS encoding flavin reductase family protein, which yields MRDAKNIPQKFPLRRAFTFMEEGPVVLLSTFYQGQNNLMTASCTMSMDFSPMVGVMLGPWDSSYFALLKTRECVLAIPGADLLEKTVAIGNCSGSEVDKFAEFKLTPRPAAKVKAPLIGECLKNLECKLIKKLNINGGELFVLRGVAAWHDPARREQRVFHAKGDGTFFIDGRQIDLRQKMTRWQDCI from the coding sequence ATGCGCGACGCTAAAAATATTCCGCAAAAATTTCCCCTGCGCCGGGCTTTTACTTTTATGGAGGAAGGGCCGGTCGTATTGCTCAGCACTTTTTATCAGGGCCAAAATAACCTAATGACCGCCAGCTGCACCATGTCGATGGATTTCAGCCCCATGGTCGGTGTGATGCTGGGGCCATGGGACAGCTCTTATTTTGCGCTGCTCAAGACCAGAGAATGTGTCCTCGCCATACCCGGCGCGGACCTGCTGGAAAAAACCGTGGCCATTGGCAATTGTTCCGGCTCCGAGGTGGACAAATTTGCCGAATTCAAATTGACGCCGCGGCCGGCCGCGAAAGTAAAGGCTCCGCTGATCGGGGAGTGTTTAAAAAATCTGGAATGTAAGCTAATTAAAAAACTGAACATCAACGGCGGTGAATTATTTGTCCTGCGGGGCGTCGCGGCCTGGCACGATCCGGCGCGGCGGGAACAGCGCGTTTTTCACGCCAAAGGCGACGGGACTTTTTTTATCGACGGCCGGCAGATCGATCTGCGCCAGAAAATGACGCGCTGGCAGGACTGCATCTGA
- a CDS encoding type II toxin-antitoxin system Phd/YefM family antitoxin has protein sequence MKTFPVAEAKTHFSALLKEVEKGEEIAISYGRKKEMVALLIPFAARQQKKTRGIGSLEGKMKVKFAKDWYMTTEELLNMK, from the coding sequence ATGAAAACTTTTCCGGTGGCCGAAGCCAAGACGCATTTTTCCGCTCTGCTCAAAGAAGTTGAGAAAGGCGAGGAGATAGCCATATCTTACGGGCGAAAAAAAGAAATGGTAGCGCTGCTGATTCCTTTTGCCGCGCGCCAGCAAAAAAAGACGCGCGGGATCGGTTCATTAGAAGGAAAAATGAAGGTGAAATTTGCCAAAGATTGGTATATGACCACTGAAGAGTTGCTAAATATGAAATAA
- a CDS encoding type II toxin-antitoxin system VapC family toxin yields the protein MNYLVDTHILIWAFSARKKISPTVLNILSNENNLVYYSPVSLWEIAIKYGVKKLTLAGYTPEEFFAELETRSYICLPLNNLDLITNYQLPMRHRDPFDRLLIWTALQNNLTFLTVDRTAARYVKDGLKCVW from the coding sequence ATGAACTATTTGGTCGATACACATATTTTGATTTGGGCTTTTTCCGCGCGGAAAAAAATATCGCCAACGGTCTTGAATATTTTAAGCAATGAAAATAATTTAGTGTATTACAGTCCGGTTAGTTTATGGGAGATCGCTATTAAATACGGCGTAAAGAAATTAACGCTTGCCGGTTATACTCCCGAAGAATTTTTTGCGGAATTAGAAACACGCAGCTATATTTGTTTACCATTAAATAATTTGGATTTGATAACCAATTATCAACTGCCTATGCGCCATAGAGATCCTTTCGACCGCTTGCTGATCTGGACGGCGCTGCAAAATAATCTGACCTTTTTGACCGTTGACCGGACGGCGGCGCGGTATGTAAAAGACGGCTTGAAATGTGTTTGGTGA
- a CDS encoding UvrD-helicase domain-containing protein — translation MLARLCKFWKKIWRQRLRYQARLRRIQRLLTVPPEYITQLSAQKLAAEYAPLQRYFQKRRFNLHRQVRRFRRGMADFDRSIARLNQKFIRQELKTHKKLFDNIGGKSLDKQQRRAIVTDAQNNLILAGAGSGKTLTIAGKVQYLVQVRNVDPQKILVLSFTRKAVQELQERIVGRLGTPIQVWTFHQLGLRILRQQSQSGIAGEELLSQTIQNYLARILPQVDALFLNALRLSGIQARNTEELTLLKKQAADWRSADWPLAKLAQLSRTFINLLKSSGRAPADLIIPPDAADAPESRATLFLPILAQLFARYQAELAAQNKLDFHDMINQAAWLVREQGSPAPYRYIIIDEYQDISLSRFQLIKAIREKTGAKLICVGDDWQSIYRFAGSEVSLFTDFQQQAGPAELLRIERTYRNSQNLINIAAKFIQANPAQLQKKLASRRRVRQPLRIIKYGRGQERSALEQAILNIVEEYGEKKSLLILGRHQRDIQEFLPVSRERTRYQLFQFDAASGKLIYTRRPKLNINYLTAHKAKGLEADNVIVLNLSERALGFPNQITDDPLLSLVLAQAESFPLAEERRLFYVAITRTRHTTYLLAARQKPSRFVTECAAYRDVRVSELARGDKPLLCPRCQSGHLTILTRRGRQFWGCENQPWCGYKIPES, via the coding sequence ATGTTGGCTCGTTTATGTAAATTCTGGAAAAAAATCTGGAGACAACGTCTGCGCTATCAGGCTCGTCTGCGCCGGATCCAGCGGCTGCTGACTGTACCGCCTGAATATATTACCCAGCTGTCCGCGCAAAAACTGGCGGCGGAATACGCGCCCCTGCAGCGGTATTTTCAGAAGCGCCGCTTTAACCTCCACCGGCAAGTCCGCCGCTTCCGGCGCGGCATGGCGGATTTTGACCGGAGCATCGCGCGGCTCAATCAAAAGTTTATCCGGCAGGAATTAAAAACGCACAAAAAACTATTCGACAATATCGGCGGAAAGTCGCTGGATAAACAGCAGCGGCGCGCTATAGTTACAGACGCCCAAAACAATTTGATACTTGCCGGAGCGGGCAGCGGCAAAACCCTGACTATCGCCGGCAAAGTCCAGTATTTGGTACAGGTCAGAAATGTTGACCCGCAGAAAATTCTCGTCCTGTCCTTTACCCGCAAAGCGGTGCAGGAATTACAGGAACGCATTGTTGGCCGGCTCGGAACGCCTATTCAGGTCTGGACTTTCCATCAACTGGGCTTGCGTATTTTGCGCCAGCAAAGCCAGTCCGGCATTGCTGGAGAGGAATTATTGAGTCAAACAATCCAAAATTATCTCGCGCGGATTTTGCCGCAGGTTGACGCGCTATTTCTGAACGCGCTGCGGCTGTCCGGCATTCAAGCGCGGAATACGGAGGAATTAACCCTGTTAAAAAAACAAGCGGCGGATTGGCGGTCTGCGGACTGGCCTTTGGCCAAACTGGCGCAGCTCAGCCGCACCTTTATCAATCTTTTAAAGTCCAGCGGCCGCGCTCCGGCCGACTTAATAATTCCACCGGACGCCGCGGACGCGCCGGAGTCCAGAGCCACGCTTTTTTTGCCGATCTTAGCGCAGCTTTTTGCGCGGTATCAGGCCGAACTCGCCGCGCAAAACAAGCTAGATTTTCACGACATGATCAATCAGGCCGCGTGGCTGGTGCGGGAACAGGGCTCCCCGGCGCCCTACCGGTATATTATTATAGATGAATATCAGGATATTTCCTTAAGCCGTTTCCAGCTCATCAAGGCTATCCGGGAAAAAACCGGAGCGAAATTGATCTGTGTCGGCGATGACTGGCAGTCCATTTATAGATTTGCTGGCAGCGAGGTAAGTTTATTCACGGATTTTCAACAACAGGCCGGGCCAGCCGAACTGCTGAGAATAGAACGCACTTACCGCAATTCGCAAAATCTGATCAATATTGCCGCCAAATTTATTCAGGCCAATCCGGCGCAGCTGCAGAAAAAACTAGCTTCCCGCCGGCGCGTCCGCCAGCCGCTACGCATCATCAAGTACGGCCGCGGACAGGAACGCAGCGCGCTGGAACAGGCCATTCTTAATATTGTGGAAGAGTACGGTGAGAAAAAATCCCTGCTCATTTTAGGGCGGCATCAACGGGATATTCAAGAATTCCTGCCCGTTTCCCGAGAACGAACCAGATACCAGCTTTTTCAATTTGACGCCGCCAGCGGTAAACTGATCTATACGCGGCGGCCAAAATTAAATATAAATTACCTGACCGCGCACAAGGCCAAAGGACTGGAAGCCGATAATGTCATCGTGCTTAATTTGTCTGAACGCGCTCTGGGTTTTCCCAATCAAATAACCGACGACCCGCTGCTTTCTCTGGTTTTGGCTCAAGCCGAAAGTTTCCCGCTGGCCGAGGAACGCCGCTTGTTTTACGTCGCCATCACCCGAACGCGCCATACCACTTATCTGCTGGCCGCGCGGCAAAAGCCGTCCCGTTTCGTCACCGAGTGCGCGGCTTATCGGGATGTGCGTGTCAGCGAGCTGGCCAGAGGGGATAAGCCGCTGCTTTGCCCGCGCTGTCAGAGCGGCCATTTAACCATACTGACGCGCCGCGGCAGACAATTTTGGGGCTGTGAAAATCAACCGTGGTGCGGGTACAAAATCCCGGAAAGCTAG